The following are from one region of the Paenibacillus sp. KS-LC4 genome:
- a CDS encoding carbohydrate ABC transporter permease, protein MTTTLKIKSTLRHLFMILFSFVMVYPVIWWIGASLKHSTELTSPSIFPTTVQWSNFTKGWNAVPGHTFTDFYLNTFGLEFAVIVTTLLSCTLVAFGFARLDFPLKKFWFSILMLTLMMPGQVLIIPQYTLFYQLGWVNTYLPFIIPHLLAGGAGGSFFVFLLIQFIRGVPRELDESAKIDGCSWFGIFWRVVMPLAFPAIVTVTIFCFLWNWDDFLGHLLYINTVDKYTVGLALRMINDSQSAQEWGQLLAMSLVSILPATILFMFLQKYFVEGIATTGIKG, encoded by the coding sequence ATGACAACAACACTAAAAATCAAGTCGACGCTTCGGCATTTGTTCATGATTCTCTTCAGCTTCGTGATGGTTTATCCGGTCATTTGGTGGATAGGTGCTTCACTTAAACACAGCACAGAGCTTACCTCACCGTCCATTTTTCCTACTACTGTGCAATGGAGCAACTTCACTAAAGGCTGGAACGCGGTTCCCGGACATACGTTTACCGACTTCTATTTAAATACCTTCGGACTTGAATTTGCTGTAATAGTCACAACGTTGTTATCCTGTACATTGGTTGCCTTCGGTTTTGCAAGATTGGATTTTCCGTTGAAAAAATTTTGGTTCTCCATCCTCATGCTGACTTTAATGATGCCTGGACAAGTGCTGATCATTCCTCAATATACGCTGTTTTATCAGCTAGGTTGGGTGAATACGTATCTCCCGTTCATCATTCCCCATTTGCTGGCTGGGGGGGCAGGCGGCAGCTTCTTCGTCTTCCTGCTGATCCAATTTATACGCGGTGTTCCGAGAGAACTAGATGAGTCTGCCAAAATTGACGGGTGCTCCTGGTTCGGAATTTTCTGGAGAGTGGTCATGCCGCTTGCTTTTCCGGCAATTGTTACCGTGACCATCTTCTGCTTTCTGTGGAATTGGGACGATTTTCTCGGTCATCTCCTGTATATCAACACAGTAGACAAGTATACGGTTGGCTTGGCGCTTCGAATGATCAATGATTCTCAATCTGCTCAGGAGTGGGGACAGCTGCTTGCCATGTCACTCGTGTCTATTCTTCCAGCAACGATCCTCTTTATGTTTCTTCAGAAGTATTTTGTGGAAGGGATTGCAACGACTGGAATTAAAGGATAA
- a CDS encoding sensor histidine kinase: MFNPFKKYRIDRLFFHSFAIVLIAVIGVTAWTSYSNSSKALVQTTSHYQQQLLDELNNEINTKLVMIEQISLSSSRDSELTKYLRNRQDEFERYRRRAEVESALANLTYAIPLIQGIDLYMDNPILSERQNYIQFRNFMDLDKEGIAECLAKSDYCWSKEYMFPSTQGEIPVLSFFRKIVFEDDYLGVLVVHIKANEIRKLLTGNSDGSNRIMADSEGQQIMKIGDALDQSDWSRWIDVKSNKSGYVHIPAQDGSNDTLLVYSRMDNSIWTLIEFTSWKQITASSLKLAEWIGLIGLAAVLLVVLFTHFLSRQFTKPIKRLVTAMRVYSVGGDNVELPVDYENEFGYLFAGYRKQNERIEQLYLSLERRYEQQRKAEIEALQANINPHFLYNMLDQLNWMAIEAEQNELSRILELMGRMFRIGLSNGNSFIPIADELLHINCYLEIQQLRWGEGLEYKIEASPELQTFYIPKLTLQPFVENSIVHGFNKQRSGYVSIVMEIIGSAVRIVIDDNGSGLKQSEDRPHNRHTGGYGIRNVRERIDGYFGGSYGIVLGEREEGGTRVEITLPLLTEPPSKND, from the coding sequence TTGTTCAATCCTTTTAAAAAATATAGAATTGACCGGCTGTTTTTTCATAGCTTCGCCATTGTGCTTATTGCAGTCATCGGTGTTACTGCATGGACAAGCTACAGTAATTCTTCCAAGGCGCTCGTACAGACCACCTCCCACTACCAGCAACAGCTGCTTGATGAATTGAATAATGAAATTAACACCAAGCTGGTCATGATCGAACAGATATCACTGTCCAGTTCCCGCGATAGCGAGCTGACCAAATATCTTCGGAACAGACAAGACGAATTTGAGAGATACCGCAGACGTGCTGAGGTGGAGAGCGCTCTTGCAAATTTGACTTATGCGATTCCTCTAATCCAAGGCATTGACCTGTATATGGATAATCCCATCCTAAGTGAACGGCAAAACTATATTCAGTTTCGAAATTTTATGGATTTGGATAAAGAGGGAATAGCCGAATGTTTGGCGAAAAGCGATTATTGCTGGTCCAAGGAGTATATGTTCCCCAGTACGCAAGGCGAAATTCCTGTACTTAGCTTTTTCAGAAAAATAGTTTTTGAGGATGACTATTTGGGAGTTCTAGTCGTCCACATTAAAGCCAATGAAATACGAAAGCTGTTGACAGGCAATTCGGATGGATCGAACAGAATCATGGCGGATAGCGAAGGTCAGCAAATTATGAAAATAGGTGATGCGCTGGATCAGAGCGATTGGTCTAGGTGGATTGATGTGAAAAGTAATAAGTCCGGTTATGTCCATATTCCGGCTCAAGATGGCTCGAATGATACACTGCTCGTCTATTCCAGAATGGATAATTCCATCTGGACGCTTATTGAATTTACATCCTGGAAGCAAATTACGGCAAGCAGCCTGAAGCTGGCAGAATGGATCGGCTTGATTGGTCTTGCAGCAGTTTTGTTGGTTGTGCTTTTTACCCACTTTTTAAGCAGACAGTTTACTAAGCCGATCAAAAGGCTCGTAACTGCGATGCGAGTGTACTCCGTAGGAGGCGACAATGTAGAGCTTCCGGTAGATTATGAGAATGAATTCGGTTATTTGTTCGCTGGTTACCGAAAGCAGAATGAGAGGATTGAACAACTGTATCTCTCTTTGGAGCGCCGTTACGAGCAGCAGCGGAAAGCCGAAATCGAGGCACTTCAAGCCAATATTAATCCGCATTTCCTTTATAATATGCTGGATCAACTGAACTGGATGGCGATTGAGGCCGAGCAAAATGAACTTAGTCGTATTTTGGAGCTGATGGGTCGTATGTTTCGGATCGGTCTGTCCAACGGGAACAGCTTTATCCCTATAGCTGATGAACTGCTGCATATAAATTGTTATTTGGAAATTCAGCAGCTGCGCTGGGGAGAAGGACTGGAATATAAGATTGAGGCTTCTCCTGAGCTTCAGACGTTTTATATTCCAAAGCTAACCTTGCAGCCGTTCGTGGAAAATTCTATCGTTCATGGCTTCAACAAACAGAGAAGCGGCTATGTGTCAATCGTAATGGAGATCATTGGCAGTGCTGTGCGCATTGTCATTGATGATAACGGCTCGGGACTAAAGCAGTCTGAAGACAGGCCGCATAACCGTCATACAGGAGGCTACGGTATACGCAATGTGAGAGAGAGAATTGACGGATATTTCGGTGGGAGCTATGGAATCGTTCTTGGAGAACGTGAAGAAGGCGGAACAAGAGTGGAAATCACGCTCCCGTTGCTGACAGAGCCTCCAAGCAAAAATGATTGA